A single window of Sphingobacteriales bacterium DNA harbors:
- a CDS encoding TonB-dependent receptor, with translation MGDHLKNISGVYMQKTGINSGTPSIRGFSGYFTSDVLSLSDYRVAKLPNTGLTQYQMLTGGDDDIDRIEVLRGPAAALYGPNANNGVIHFISKSPIDAQKMKVYTSIGFRQKIKGQIYMQGDDTPRYDEDDLFKRGMYTVGLFIADTIANKNPKVKLGYKLSTKYFRALDWKYDDPGDPSEVIQFRASSDSVYYYRADGTIDPNGKGEKVNNERDEQINNGSVDGRFDIRIKDDINIVFNGGFTISNGLITSPVGAFQNKGWRYYYAQTRFSWKDFFAQFYVNGNNSNKTIVVPAGGQYIDKSKMYALQLQHASTFLKRIFLVYGFDAFWTRPETEGTINGKNEDKDNIDEYGIYFQGDYKLHPRFNIVVASRLDYNTVNKKVIFSPKVAIAYKPGTGQNLRFTFNRAFKTPASAAYFVDAKQAEIPVGIEVRNVGTPRDGFQYSFANNPAYNNQLLPQFRSPYASDNNAYYNVGDGSINNAAWTGIKNAIKSQFLVQFGFDPNSPLSGVADLLINALAPATIPDSIGHKVKSLNTTTQRFVENNNWVKTKDIPGLKPTITHSYELGYKGLLFKILGLSLDVYRTDYKNYVAPVTMTTPTVQFNSNQLLSVVGPQILQNYNDPANEIIKVALDAVLDKDPTLGGNNNGTGSDELLSLFQEALDNLPIGVITPMQANRPDMLLITRNIGDVTFYGLDFGANLYLAKNLVLSTNYSWVSKDSIPIDDAIFNFIALNAPKHKFNVGINYSIEKLD, from the coding sequence ATGGGCGATCATCTAAAAAATATTTCTGGTGTATACATGCAAAAAACAGGAATAAATAGTGGTACACCATCTATTCGTGGTTTTAGTGGATACTTTACATCTGATGTACTTTCATTAAGTGACTATAGAGTGGCTAAATTACCAAATACAGGTCTTACACAATATCAAATGCTTACAGGTGGCGATGATGATATAGATAGAATTGAAGTACTAAGAGGACCAGCAGCAGCACTTTATGGACCAAATGCTAATAATGGTGTAATACACTTTATCTCAAAATCTCCGATAGATGCTCAAAAGATGAAAGTCTATACAAGCATTGGATTTAGACAAAAAATCAAAGGACAAATTTATATGCAAGGTGATGATACACCAAGATACGATGAAGACGATTTGTTTAAAAGAGGTATGTACACTGTTGGATTATTTATTGCAGATACAATTGCAAATAAAAATCCAAAAGTAAAATTAGGCTATAAACTATCTACAAAATATTTCAGAGCATTAGATTGGAAATACGACGATCCAGGTGATCCATCAGAAGTTATTCAATTTAGAGCATCTAGTGATAGTGTATATTATTATAGAGCAGATGGAACTATTGACCCAAATGGGAAAGGAGAGAAGGTAAATAATGAGCGTGATGAGCAAATCAATAATGGTTCTGTAGATGGCAGATTTGACATTAGAATAAAAGATGATATTAATATCGTATTTAATGGTGGATTTACAATATCAAATGGATTAATAACAAGTCCAGTTGGTGCATTTCAAAACAAAGGATGGAGATATTACTATGCACAAACACGTTTTAGTTGGAAAGATTTCTTTGCACAATTTTACGTTAATGGAAATAACTCAAATAAAACAATTGTAGTTCCAGCTGGTGGACAATATATTGATAAATCTAAGATGTATGCATTACAACTACAACATGCATCTACATTTTTAAAGAGAATATTTTTAGTATATGGTTTTGATGCATTTTGGACTAGACCAGAAACTGAAGGAACTATAAATGGGAAAAATGAAGACAAAGACAATATAGATGAATATGGTATTTATTTTCAAGGCGATTATAAATTGCACCCACGTTTTAATATAGTTGTAGCATCAAGATTAGATTATAACACAGTCAATAAAAAAGTAATATTTTCACCTAAAGTTGCCATTGCTTACAAACCAGGTACTGGACAAAATTTAAGATTCACATTCAACAGAGCATTCAAAACACCAGCATCAGCAGCATATTTCGTAGATGCAAAACAAGCTGAAATTCCAGTTGGAATTGAAGTAAGAAACGTAGGTACACCAAGAGATGGTTTTCAATACAGTTTTGCAAACAATCCAGCATACAACAATCAATTATTACCACAATTTAGGTCACCTTATGCATCAGACAATAATGCATATTACAATGTTGGTGATGGAAGTATAAACAATGCCGCTTGGACAGGAATAAAAAATGCCATAAAAAGTCAATTCCTAGTACAATTTGGGTTCGATCCAAATAGTCCATTATCTGGCGTTGCAGATTTATTAATCAATGCATTAGCACCAGCTACTATTCCAGATTCTATTGGACACAAAGTTAAATCATTAAATACAACAACTCAAAGATTTGTTGAAAATAACAATTGGGTAAAAACAAAAGATATTCCAGGATTAAAACCTACAATTACACACAGTTATGAGTTAGGTTACAAGGGATTACTATTTAAAATCTTAGGACTTTCATTAGATGTGTATAGAACTGATTATAAAAACTATGTTGCACCAGTTACAATGACAACACCAACAGTACAGTTTAATTCAAATCAATTATTATCAGTTGTTGGTCCACAAATCTTACAAAATTATAATGACCCAGCTAACGAAATTATAAAAGTTGCTCTAGATGCTGTACTAGACAAAGATCCAACACTAGGCGGAAATAACAATGGAACAGGAAGCGATGAATTATTGAGTTTATTCCAAGAAGCATTAGATAACTTACCTATTGGTGTAATTACGCCAATGCAAGCAAACAGACCAGATATGTTATTGATAACTAGAAATATTGGTGATGTAACATTCTATGGTTTAGACTTTGGAGCAAATCTATATTTAGCAAAAAATCTTGTTTTATCTACAAATTATTCTTGGGTAAGTAAAGATTCTATTCCAATTGATGATGCAATTTTCAACTTTATTGCATTAAACGCACCAAAACACAAATTCAATGTAGGAATTAATTACAGTATTGAAAAATTGGATTAA
- a CDS encoding carboxypeptidase-like regulatory domain-containing protein, with translation MQIANINAQVVQRKSDKEFTISGIVIDKEANEEQIGVNIYVESDKMKGTISDFDGTFSLKANEGDIIIFKYVGYQDYRHTVTKDEENLKVILQTEALQLNTVVISASRRKEKILDAPASITTIDASSIQKKQELIWAII, from the coding sequence ATGCAAATTGCGAATATAAATGCTCAAGTTGTACAAAGAAAATCAGATAAAGAATTCACAATAAGTGGAATTGTAATTGACAAAGAAGCTAATGAAGAACAAATCGGTGTAAATATTTATGTAGAATCTGATAAAATGAAAGGCACAATCTCAGATTTTGATGGCACTTTCTCATTAAAAGCAAACGAAGGTGATATAATCATTTTCAAATATGTAGGATATCAAGATTACAGACACACTGTAACCAAAGATGAAGAAAATCTAAAAGTTATATTACAAACAGAAGCATTACAACTAAATACAGTTGTAATTTCAGCATCACGTAGAAAAGAAAAAATATTGGATGCACCAGCATCAATTACAACAATAGATGCAAGTTCCATTCAGAAAAAACAGGAACTGATATGGGCGATCATCTAA
- a CDS encoding Re/Si-specific NAD(P)(+) transhydrogenase subunit alpha, whose product MIVSVPKETKFKENRVAITPAIAKDLIAKGFKVLVETDAGLKSFFSNEAYKEVGAELVDATACYSSADIVLKVNAPIASEIAQMKKGAVLISFMWAGTNPELVESCVQAGISAFSMDAVPRISRAQKMDALSSQANLAGYKAVLLCANELGKILPMMTTAAGTLKPSKVVIFGAGVAGLQAIATAKRLGAIVEVSDIRPETKEQVESLGGKFIEVKGDDTIKMEGGYVKGVSEEFLKKQQELVGKHVAEADIVITTALIPGRKAPVLVTEDMIKSMKFGSVILDMAVEQGGNVVGSKLNENVNINGITIIGESNIPSLLPMNASDLYAKNIQTLLYHLASSEGFKWEMDEEITKGSLIAHEGKNMKS is encoded by the coding sequence ATGATAGTTTCAGTTCCTAAAGAAACCAAATTTAAAGAAAATAGAGTTGCAATCACTCCAGCTATTGCCAAAGATTTAATAGCAAAAGGTTTTAAAGTATTAGTAGAAACAGATGCAGGCTTAAAATCATTCTTTTCCAATGAAGCATATAAAGAAGTTGGTGCAGAATTAGTTGACGCAACTGCTTGTTACTCAAGTGCAGATATTGTATTAAAAGTTAATGCACCAATTGCATCAGAAATTGCACAAATGAAAAAAGGTGCAGTACTAATATCTTTTATGTGGGCAGGCACAAATCCAGAATTAGTAGAATCTTGTGTACAAGCAGGCATTTCAGCATTTTCTATGGATGCTGTTCCACGTATTTCAAGAGCTCAAAAAATGGATGCATTATCATCACAAGCAAACTTAGCTGGATATAAAGCAGTTTTACTTTGTGCAAATGAGTTAGGTAAAATATTACCAATGATGACAACAGCAGCTGGTACACTTAAACCATCAAAAGTTGTAATATTTGGCGCTGGTGTTGCTGGTCTACAAGCAATTGCAACTGCAAAAAGATTAGGTGCAATTGTAGAAGTATCAGATATCAGACCAGAAACAAAAGAACAAGTAGAATCATTAGGTGGAAAATTTATCGAAGTAAAAGGAGATGATACCATCAAAATGGAAGGTGGATATGTAAAAGGTGTATCTGAAGAATTTTTGAAAAAACAACAAGAATTAGTTGGGAAACACGTTGCAGAAGCAGATATCGTAATTACTACAGCATTAATACCAGGAAGAAAAGCACCAGTTTTAGTTACTGAAGACATGATTAAATCAATGAAATTTGGTTCTGTAATTTTAGATATGGCAGTTGAACAAGGTGGGAATGTAGTTGGTAGTAAACTAAATGAAAATGTAAATATTAATGGAATAACTATTATTGGAGAAAGCAACATACCATCATTATTACCAATGAATGCAAGTGATTTATATGCGAAAAACATCCAAACATTACTATATCACTTAGCAAGTTCTGAAGGCTTCAAATGGGAAATGGATGAAGAAATCACAAAAGGCTCATTAATTGCTCACGAAGGAAAAAATATGAAATCATAA
- the folB gene encoding dihydroneopterin aldolase, which yields MEKKQTIGLEGMEFFAYHGFYTEEQKIGTTFIVDVYISTKSNEYNKDNLNNTINYELIYNAVQKEMEQTVKLIEHLAERIILELKRQISQENTIKVQIKKMHPPIVGNINNAIVIIEM from the coding sequence ATGGAAAAAAAACAAACTATTGGATTAGAAGGAATGGAATTTTTTGCATATCATGGTTTTTATACTGAAGAGCAAAAGATAGGAACTACTTTTATTGTAGATGTATATATTAGCACAAAATCAAATGAATATAACAAAGATAACTTGAATAATACTATAAATTATGAGTTGATTTATAATGCTGTACAAAAGGAAATGGAACAAACGGTGAAATTGATTGAACATTTGGCTGAAAGAATAATTCTTGAGTTAAAAAGACAAATTTCACAAGAAAATACTATAAAAGTTCAAATAAAGAAAATGCATCCACCAATTGTTGGAAATATTAATAATGCAATTGTAATAATAGAAATGTAA
- a CDS encoding NAD(P) transhydrogenase subunit alpha — MEFLDFFVTNREMIYFIILAVFVGVEVIGGVPTVLHTPLMSGANAIHGVVIVGAIIVMLDTDPNNIFGLILGFLAVILGTLNVVGGFVVTDRMLEMFKKK; from the coding sequence ATGGAATTTTTAGATTTTTTTGTAACCAACCGTGAAATGATATACTTCATTATCTTGGCAGTTTTTGTTGGTGTTGAAGTAATTGGTGGCGTACCAACAGTTTTGCATACACCATTAATGTCTGGAGCCAATGCAATACATGGAGTTGTTATTGTTGGAGCAATAATTGTTATGCTAGATACAGATCCAAATAATATTTTTGGCTTAATTCTAGGTTTTTTAGCAGTAATCTTAGGAACACTAAACGTTGTTGGTGGTTTTGTAGTTACAGATAGAATGCTCGAAATGTTTAAAAAGAAATAA
- a CDS encoding NAD(P)(+) transhydrogenase (Re/Si-specific) subunit beta — protein MQGLLEICYLIGSITFIIGLKMMGNAKTARNGNLIGAFGMGIAILGTIFLFNSEHTSREAIKIGLIFSAIGIGTGIGWMTAKKVEMTKMPELVSMFNGMGGACAALIGLTEFEHNIGNTSALGFIIAGLVIGTVSFSGSIIAYLKLAGKMNKPIRFPQYNIFNNVLLFAVIIFSVYVVLQNQVLPTSIIWILFAVAIVYGILFTIPIGGADMPVVISLLNSFTGLAAAFGGFLYDNKPMLTGGILVGSAGTLLTLAMCKAMNRPLSNVIFGAFGGGGGGGAAADTGEKGTIKDVQVSDLAVQLNYAKKVVIVPGYGLAVAQAQHVIHELEKLLEERGVEVKYAIHPVAGRMPGHMNVLLAESNVEYDKLVEMEDINPEFAQTDVVLVVGANDVVNPAAKTDPSSPIYGMPILEVENAKTVVINKRSMNAGYAGIDNLLFYNPKTSMFFGDAKKALTELVSEIKQL, from the coding sequence ATGCAAGGATTATTAGAAATATGTTACTTAATTGGTTCAATTACATTTATTATTGGACTAAAAATGATGGGAAATGCCAAAACAGCAAGAAATGGTAACTTAATTGGTGCTTTTGGAATGGGTATTGCAATACTTGGTACTATATTTTTGTTTAATAGCGAACACACATCACGCGAAGCAATAAAAATTGGATTAATATTTTCTGCAATTGGAATTGGTACTGGTATTGGTTGGATGACAGCTAAAAAAGTAGAAATGACCAAAATGCCAGAGTTAGTTTCTATGTTTAATGGAATGGGTGGTGCGTGTGCAGCACTTATAGGACTTACAGAGTTTGAACATAATATAGGTAATACATCAGCATTAGGTTTTATTATAGCTGGTTTAGTAATTGGAACAGTATCATTTTCAGGTTCAATAATTGCATATTTAAAATTAGCAGGAAAAATGAATAAGCCAATTCGTTTCCCACAATACAATATTTTCAACAATGTACTATTATTCGCAGTAATTATATTTTCAGTATATGTAGTATTGCAAAACCAAGTATTACCAACAAGCATTATTTGGATATTATTTGCAGTAGCCATTGTTTATGGTATATTATTTACAATACCAATTGGTGGTGCAGACATGCCAGTAGTAATTTCTTTATTAAACTCATTTACTGGTTTAGCAGCAGCATTTGGTGGATTTTTATATGACAATAAACCAATGCTTACTGGTGGTATTTTAGTTGGTAGTGCTGGTACCTTACTTACCTTAGCTATGTGCAAAGCAATGAACAGACCATTAAGTAATGTAATATTTGGTGCATTTGGTGGCGGTGGCGGTGGTGGAGCTGCTGCAGATACTGGAGAAAAAGGTACTATCAAAGATGTACAAGTATCAGACTTGGCAGTACAATTAAACTATGCAAAAAAAGTAGTAATTGTACCAGGATATGGCTTAGCAGTTGCACAAGCACAACATGTTATTCATGAATTAGAAAAATTATTAGAAGAAAGAGGCGTAGAAGTAAAATATGCAATTCATCCAGTTGCAGGACGTATGCCAGGACATATGAATGTACTTTTAGCAGAATCAAATGTAGAATATGATAAGTTAGTAGAAATGGAAGATATAAATCCTGAGTTTGCTCAAACTGATGTGGTATTGGTTGTTGGTGCAAATGACGTTGTAAATCCAGCTGCAAAAACTGACCCAAGTTCTCCAATTTATGGCATGCCAATTCTTGAAGTAGAAAATGCAAAAACGGTTGTTATCAACAAACGTTCTATGAATGCTGGCTACGCAGGTATCGATAACTTATTATTCTACAATCCAAAAACTTCTATGTTCTTTGGTGATGCTAAAAAAGCATTAACTGAATTAGTAAGTGAAATCAAACAATTATAA